The genomic segment ttatacttGGAATTTATTGTGATTctgaaaaatgtacatattttacaCATTCTGAAAAGTTGTTAGACATATCTCTTAAAATAGTGCCTTTCcttaattctattattttctaagaaCCTTAAACCTTCTCACTTTATTCTTATCTTTAATTTATCttccaaatttccatttctttgtgaagtattctatgtatttttttcagttctgtatTATAATGTACTAATAACTCTCTTCATCTGTGTTTattctgttgtttattttattcattcattttgaaatttcaacactgatacattttatttcttcagattcTATTTGGTTATATTTCAAGTCCCTCTGGTCAtattttatagacttttttttggtaatacttttaaaacatctttatttctttgaacacATTAAGTACAATCGTTTTCCGATTCTCTTAGGAGCCAAAATTTGCTATTATTTCTGTGGACTTAATGCTTATGATGATGATCTCTTTCTTGTTTGTTAGTGATTTTTCATTGTGAACTAATTTATGGGAAAGTTTTCATGAGACCTGGATTTAATCTGTGTTCCTCCAAAGAAAATTTGGGTTTGTCTCTGCCAGTGCCTGGGGGTCACTATCAAACTCAAAATAAATGACTCTCTTGAGATTTTTAGGAAAACAGATTGTTTAAATTTGGTCTGCAAACATTCTTACTTGTTTTTAGTTACAAAATCTCTGCTAAGATTTCTTGCTGACACTTCtatggagtgatttttttttttctaattcactgTTTTGGTAAGGATGTAAATACTTGGATACACATATTTAGGAAGGGGTTTCCTATTTATTAGTTGTTTAACCTAGGACAGAGTTCATTTTTTTGTCTCTTATCAGCTACAGCTATCAGTTCCATCAGAATTAAAGTTCAAGAACACCATATAACTAGTAGTATCAGAACTCACTTTCTTCTCTGAATTCTTATATATCTCTACTATTTTAACTTTTGATAATTTTACCTATTTGTTCTCAACTTAGCATATAACTATTATAGCTAGCATTATTTTGTTATTCCTAGTAGGAAAATTTTTCAGGTATCTAGTTCACAATATTGCCAAAAGTTAATGTTTACTCTCTAAGAGTTCATAGTAGTTTTTCATACTTctatataaacttattttttcatttaacaatatattcaACCATCTTATTATATTAGTATATATAGATTTGCCTCATGTTTTACATGGCTGTGTAATATTAAATACCATGAATAAATCATCATTTATACAATAAGTCCCTTACTgatggaaatttaggttgttttaagttttttgttattatttaatacaaaaaggTCAACATATATGTGTTAGTATATTTGTACATCTAGATTAAATCAATAGAGctagaattgctagatcaaagaATATGGTACTTAAATTTTGACATTTCAAATTTGCTTTTCAGAGTTTGCAACAACTACTttgagagacaaagaaaaaatcagtGTGCCTGAATCCCTATTACCTTATCTACACTGGGTTTTATCAGCACATTATTATTGAGGAATAGTTTGTTTCTTAACTTTATTCTAGCATTTATTCCAtagatataaaacatattatagaAACATGCATGTAATACtttcaatagatatttttcatgCCAGTTGAGGAATTGATTTGAGCCGATTTTTCTCACATTTGACTGTGAAATATAATCCATTCAGAGCAATGCCATCAGATCTCTCATCTGACTGTGAGTGTCCTAATTGCTCGGAGGGTGCTGAGAATGAGTCTGACTGGAATTCCTATTTCAACAAGAGTGGTAATGGCTCTTTATATTCAAGATCGAGGAAGAAATCTATGCCTTCTTCCAGCACGCAGTGCTTTCCTTTTCAGTGCTGTTCCATCAGGCCAGAGAATGATAACAAAGGTGTTTCAGCATTTCTTCTCTCAGAGGAGGAGAGGCATGTGGAGTCTTCTCCAAACAATCATCTCAATCTGAGCCCCGAGGATATCACAAGGAAAATCAAATTATTGAGAGAGCCGACTATCCAAGAGTTACTGAGGGAGTTTGGGGATATTGGGAAGTTTCAGCCAAACTCTATGTCCCTGGGCTACTTTAGAGATCAGTTGGTTATGAAGTTCAGAAGAGCTCTGTATTATTCTGGAATTTGGGTGACACATGTCCAGGGCTCCAAACTTCAAAAGCACTTTTCagctaattatttcaaaagaaatcctGGTTGTCTACACCGACTGGTTCCCTGGCTGAAACGGGAACTAACAGCTGTTTATGGAGATTATGGCTACACAGTGAAGAATATTCTAACCACCATCCTCCATCACATGAAAGAATATGATCTGGACAGTGAGTCCTTCATTCACCTCCTAGAACCTTATCTCCTACAACACACCCACCATTTCCTACATGAGTTTATCAGTTTTGTTCATTCACCTTACAACATGGAGACCTATGACCAGCGAGCCATCTATAAGTGCCCTGCGGTTTCACCATGGGTAAAAGAGAAGTCCACTGCATCAGCTCCTGTTTTGCCTTTACCTAAGGATCATGCTCTACTGATATCTCAACAAAATACAAAGCAGTCTAAAAACATCCAGGGTCAATGGAATGAAGAGGAGAGGCCTCTGTCAGGCTTGAAACAGTTTCCAAATGGTAACTCTTCcttgaaaaaatctgaaatcccaCCAGTCCCTCATAAAAGAGCAAGCAAAATGCATGAAGAATCAGGCAGCCACACAGGTACAATTTCTACTAATAATATGCTTCTGAATTGGGCTACCCCAAGGGAAAGGAGCCCAGATTTATTGAGTGGCAAAAAGAAAGttcaagagaaaaagacagaaggaataaaGTTACTTCCTGGTCATGGCCATGATCTGGGAAAGTGTGAAACAATGCCACGCACCTTTAGTACCCCAGCAATTTCTGTGCAACCACAGAAGtacagtcaaagagaaagaagggtTTCAAGCCTTGGCCAGAAGGtaaatttccagaaaaaagaagaagaaaaaaacaaatactcagATTCTTCACCAAAGTTCTTTCAAAGACTGCCCAGAGAAAGATCCTTGATAAGTTGCAAATCCAGAAACAGGGCCCCTTCTTGCAGTTGCATTTCAGAAAATACACTTTCTCCTACGAGAGATGGTAGGAAGCTGAGTTCTTTCAGAAAAAGGAGGATGAAGTGCAGACAATCCTCCCGATCTATAGAAGCCGGTTCACACTTCAGCAGAATTCAAAGACAATCAAGGCTCCATACTCACAGATCCAAATCTTGGTGTGTTGGACCTAGAAAGAGATCTGTAAGCAGAGAATCAAGTACTCTCTCTCTGAGAGGAAATCACAGAAGTGAACACTTCATCCAGAATATCAGCTGTGAGCCCTTAAAGGAGAAGAATGTGCATAACAGTGAACCAAACTACAGGAGGGCATCTTTGCCCACAGTCCAATACATGAAGCTTTCTTCAACTGCTGGGAAGAGACCCAAGTGTCCTTCTAAAGGTGAAGGTGCTTCCCAAGTGGGAAGCCACTGTAACAGTCCCACGTGCCCACAGCTGGAGAAACACAGATCCCTGAGTAAACAGGAGATAAAGCAAAAAACCACATTTCCTAGAGCTAGAAGAACCAGAGCAGTCAGGCACAGAAAAAACAAATGCCAGGATTCAGATATACAGAATACAGAGGAAGTCAGTGATGAATTGGGGGATCTGGATGACCTAAGACAAATGAGTAGTGTTTCTCAATGTGCACCTTCCTGCAGGAGGCAAATCCATGAAAAACAGAATTTGGGTCTTCAGAAATGTAACTGGGTCAAGACTGAACACAAAGCAGACACAGGATCAGAAACATAGAGGTGCAGATTGTTCTGAAAGGCAAATTAGTCTACTTAATTAGC from the Eulemur rufifrons isolate Redbay chromosome 7, OSU_ERuf_1, whole genome shotgun sequence genome contains:
- the LOC138385982 gene encoding LOW QUALITY PROTEIN: E3 ubiquitin-protein ligase Topors-like (The sequence of the model RefSeq protein was modified relative to this genomic sequence to represent the inferred CDS: deleted 1 base in 1 codon), producing the protein MPSDLSSDCECPNCSEGAENESDWNSYFNKSGNGSLYSRSRKKSMPSSSTQCFPFQCCSIRPENDNKGVSAFLLSEEERHVESSPNNHLNLSPEDITRKIKLLREPTIQELLREFGDIGKFQPNSMSLGYFRDQLVMKFRRALYYSGIWVTHVQGSKLQKHFSANYFKRNPGCLHRLVPWLKRELTAVYGDYGYTVKNILTTILHHMKEYDLDSESFIHLLEPYLLQHTHHFLHEFISFVHSPYNMETYDQRAIYKCPAVSPWVKEKSTASAPVLPLPKDHALLISQQNTKQSKNIQGQWNEEERPLSGLKQFPNGNSSLKKSEIPPVPHKRASKMHEESGSHTGTISTNNMLLNWATPRERSPDLLSGKKKVQEKKTEGIKLLPGHGHDLGKCETMPRTFSTPAISVQPQKYSQRERRVSSLGQKVNFQKKEEEKNKYSDSSPKFFQRLPRERSLISCKSRNRAPSCSCISENTLSPTRDGRKLSSFRKRRMKCRQSSRSIEAGSHFSRIQRQSRLHTHRSKSWCVGPRKRSVSRESSTLSLRGNHRSEHFIQNISCEPLKEKNVHNSEPNYRRASLPTVQYMKLSSTAGKRPKCPSKGEGASQVGSHCNSPTCPQLEKHRSLSKQEIKQKTTFPRARRTRAVRHRKNKCQDSDIQNTEEVSDELGDLDDLRQMSSFLNVHLPAGGKSMKNRIWVFRNVTGSRLNTKQTQDQKHRGADCSERQISLLN